CGCGTCCATTCAGCCCCACCTTGCTGATGGCCAGAATCTCCTCCTCGCTCTTGCTTCTCAGGCAGCCCACCAGGGCCTCTGAGTCAACTTGGCCACACCCAGACAGCTTGGCCACCCTCTGTAAAGAGATAAGGCAAGGGCTGGCTCATCCTTCCAGACGGGGGAGACGGATTGCCTAAGGTCTCGGCAGGTACTCCCCAAATTTCACAAGGTATTACGTGTGAACTCGGAGGCCTCAGCCAAGGGGCCAGCCCACCTGGCTAGACAGTCCTGCCCATGCTGGGGCCCCTGGTTATGCTCATTTAACAGAGTGATGGAGGCCGAGACGTAAGAGCTGAGGCAGGACTCTGGCTTCTCACAGGAGGGGATGCTTACCGTGGTGACCTCATCAGAGGAGCTGACAGTGAGGCCGGGCAACAGGGCCACACCACTCTCCATGATGGCACGATGGAAGAGTCCTTGGGACATGGGGGACACAACATGTAAGGACACGCTTATGCCACCTGCGGACCCCCCAAAAATGGTGACACAGCCAGGGTCTCCTCCAAAATAGGCAATATTTTGCTGGATCCAGCGTAGCGCGGCCACTTGATCCAGGTAGCCCCAATTGCCAGTTGCATGCTTGTCTCCAGTGCTGTGGGGTGGCAAGGACAGGGATCATGGGGCTGTCCTGGCTTCACTCGGTTGACAttgccctgcccagccccagtcTCACCTGAAGAAGCCCAGCACACCCAGGCGGTACTGGATAATGACAACCACCAAGTCCTCAAAGGCTACCAGTGCGGAGCCATCATACATGGAAGCCATGCCTATCATAAGCGAACCACCGTGGATCCACACCGACACCttgggaaattgaggcacagacaCCATGTGGCTACCACCCAGCCAACACCCTACTGGGGCTGCTACCTGGACTATCCACCATTTTGGCTCTGTCTGCCTAACCACATAGATCAAACTCAGGCAGGACAGGTGACCTTCTTCATGACCTGGATGAAGGTGACCCAATTTCTATCAGGAAAACCAGGCCTCCCACACTTTGGGTCCTACCGTATATACCAAAGTCTGGCTCCATTTCTCCTGGAACTCTCTGAGGTGGAAAGAAAAGGGGTGTCTCCTTGATCATCCCATATGTACCTTAATTAagtttctccattctcactggccAACAGATACCCCTAGGAGTGGGTGTCTTGAGCATGAGTTGGTTTGGTGAGTCTTGGGTCCATCCCAGGGCCACAGCTTCCGACCTCTAGGAGCAGTCAGGGTTCCATGACCCCATGCCCCAAGATCAGCCACTCACGTTGGATAAGGAGCACTTTCTTGGACTCAATAGTGAGAGGCTTCTCAACAGGATCCGCACTGCAGGGGGCCCAGGCTGACCTtgtcctttctagtctttctgTAGAAGAAATGTGCTCCCACAACCCAGCCAGACGGGTCCTAGTACTCACAGGCAGATTGGAGCCTTCACTGGCATGGGCAGGTGTATAGATGCTAAGGTATAAGCAGTCCTCGGACATGGAGGTGAGAGGCAGGGTCATATTCAGCAATTTCAGAGCCATTGCATTTGCAGTAGTGATGTTCTGCACACACCTAGTGGGGCCGTACCATGGTCAAACCCAGATCCTGGACCCAGATTAGCTCCCCACCACCCTCAGTCTCATTTCCCCGAGACCATGCTCACACATGGGTCTTTCCCTAAAAACCCTCTGCGCCAAGTCACAGGCCCCCAGCTCTGGGgaggctgggatggagcccagtctTCCAGGAAGGCCTCAAGGTTATAAGACCTTGGATACCAATCCTCCCGAGGCTGGGAAATCTTGACTCTTGGGGTTTCTGGGAGAGGTATGGGTTGCATGTGTTGACATTCACCACTGTATTCCTGTACCCGGACAGGCCTGAACAGGAGAATGGCCCACATGCATGGGCTGCCCAAATGAATGGATATTAATTTCTCATGAGAAGGACAGTAGAATATCCCTCATCTCAAGTCACGTTCTCAGGGAACCTCATCTCTCCCACAGAGTTGCCAGTTGCAAGAACATACACATGCCCTTTGGCCAATGGCAGCTGGCCCTGTTACTGGCCCAATAGGTGAACACAGTGGGGGGTCCTCTACTCCTCAATATCTACAGTATCTGCTGCTGGAGTCAGGGGCTCCTACAGGGTTCATGGATCCAACCAAGCCTCCCCTGGTGGCAGGGAACCACTTGATACAACTAGAATCCACGCAGATGTGTAACTCTGCTTTAAGTTCCAGGCCATGAACCTAGGCAAGTTGCTTTACCCTTCCAAGCCTCTGCATGCTCCTGGGAAAGATATAGGTGGTGATCCACCAAACTCAGAGGGGAGACTGGCTGTGGGAGTTTAGATGAAATGACAACTGCAGCCTGGCCCAGAGCTCAGAGTACCCTCCACCCCAGGGACTGGAGTTCCTAGACTCCCTGCTTACATGGCTGGGTGGGAGGTCCCATCTTTTACACCACTCCAAGgctcagggggctcagggggtgCAAATCGTAGTGGCCCTAGAGGCGGCTTGGCAAAAGGAATTCCCAGGAAGGTGTGGACTCCCACATCGGTGCCTTCCACATGGACGAGGCTCCCTCGCACCTGCCCTGTGTGTGTGGTCCGGATGGGGCTAGCAGAGTCCTGGCCTGTGAGCAGAGAATCAGACATCAGGGTTGAGCCTACCAATCAGCCACCCTCCCAGGCTGTTGATGCTGCCAGCTCCTTCCTGTCCTCAGTTCAAGGGACTCTGATCTACAAACACTTGCTTTACAAATTCCCTGCCCTGCCTTTAACCCAGTGTGtccaccctctccccactcctgcccacTCCCTCAACTCTTTTCCCTGGGTCTGGCCCCAGCCTTCTCCACTACACTCAGTGAGGCTCTCTGGGACCTGGCACCATAGTTTGGCCCCAGGAACTTCAAACAAATGGTTAAATAAGCTTGAAGGGGTGAGAGCGTCCTTTCTGCTGACTGTGTGGGTCAGATGAGACAGTAAGGCGAACTGTGGGAATCGGGCAGTCGAGGCTCCTGTCCTTAGGGATCTCATGCTCTAGGTGGCAAGAAATGACACCAAGAAAGCATCTTTCAAACAAAGAGTGATGATGTGGTGAGGAGGGTTACAAAAATGAGGCATCACTGTAACTAGAAAGAAGCACCACCTGCCCTACtatggggaaaagggaaggagaaagtgaTTGAAAATCATCTAACAGAAAGAGCCCAGGTGATATTCTTAACAcaaagaatttcctttctttaaaaaaaaaaattacttacttatttgacagtgtgagagcacaagcagggggagcagcagagggagagggagaagcaggctctccactgagcagggagcccgatgtggggcttgatcccaggaatccctgggatcgtgacctgcgctgaaggcagacgcttcactggccaagccacccaggtgccccacacaaaGAATTTCTACAAATGAATAAGACATGTGCCAGCTGTGCATATTTGGTGAAAGACTATGAAATGGTGAGGGAACATGTTCAGACAGAGTAAGGAATACAAATAAATGACTCGTacacaaaggaagaaatgttcaCCTCAGTCATGCTATGCTAAGAGAAACGCTCATTGAGATCTGTGATGTCAACAACTAACTTTGCCACAAAAGCAAGACAGATGATGTATGTTTTCTGTTGGGAGTTCATAGCCCCATATGAAGTAGTCTTGCCCCAAAACATAATGAAGCGGAACCTAAAATTGAAATCTGATCAAGCCtctagaatataaatatatgaatataagtTTACAGGCATCCTGGGAGAAACAGTTAAAAGACACCAGGTGGATGTAATCAGCAAAGCCTAAACTCTGAGATCCTCTCCACAACAACTAAACTGGTTTCttctacataaaaacaaaattgcaaggaaaataaaagaggggcAATGGAAGGCTGAAGGCTAAAAGAGATacattaaaaagactgacaataacaaatgttggtaaggacGTAGGAAAACTGGAACCATCACAGATTGCTGGTGAGAAGGCAAAGTGGTGCAGGTGCTTTGGAAAGCAATcgggaagttcttcaaaaagttaaacacagagttagcatatgacccagcaattctacttctaggtataaacccaagagaactgaaaacatacaTCCCCACAAGAACCTGCACGTGAGTGCTCATAGTCTAAAAGTGGCAACAATCCaaatttataatagccaaaaagtgggaacaatccaaaatgtccatcaactgaaaaATGGATCAATAGAATGTATCAcatctacacaatggaatatcgctcagtaatacagagaaaaaaatactggacATGCTACAACgtgggtgaaccttgaaaacctatgctcagtgaaataagtccatcacaAAGGATCACatattaaatgatttcatttatatgaaatgcccagaattgGCATATCCATAGACATAAAGCATATTGGTGGTTACCTAGGGCTCAAGTTGGGGGGAACAGAGGAATCAATGTGGTGAACTCTGTGTATAaactaaaagccattgaattgtacactttaaatgggtgaatgggaaaaaaatgggtGAATGATATGCTATGTGGATTGTATTTCAAAGCTGttctaagaaaagaaacacatttacCAGTTTTCAAAGTATGGACCTTATTTGaatcctgattaaaaaaaaaaaaaaaaaagcctgcagggcacctgggtggttcagtcagttaagcatctgctttcatgtcaggtcatgatctcagggtcctgggatcaagcagcTCTGCATCGAGCCCtccatcatgctccctgctcagtggggagtctgcttctccctctccaattcctccctgcttgtgatctctctctcatgctctctctctaataaaaaacaaaaccctgtaaATATCACTTATGAGATCAGACAAAATAAGAACATTTGGCTAGATATTTGATTGCATTAAGAAATCatgataggttttgttttttttttttaagatttcatttatttattctgagagacagagagacatagagaggcagagacacaggcagagggagaagcaggctccatgcagggagcccgacgtgggactcgatcccaggtctccagggtcacgccctgggctgaaggggcactaaaccactgagccacccaggctgcccccatgatattgttatatatatatataataggccTTTAATAGGCCATTAAAACTCTACAGATGATATCATGTGTGAGATTTGCTTCAAATAATGGTTCAAAGGAGACAAAACTAGGTTGCTCAGGTCTTGATAATCGTTGAAGGTAGATCATGGATTTAGTGGGTGTGTTATATTACTCTACTATAGACTGGAAACCCTTTGGTGCTGTGTGACCACAGGCAGCCCCAACCCTCTCTATCCCTCCAGGTGGTGCAGGAAGGTAAGCAGTCAGCCTCTTGGTTCCCCTGGTGTCATCTCCACTGTCTCCTGCCTGCCTGGAGCTTTCCTACTGCAGGTTTAGGTTCTTCTGCAGAATTTGGCCAATCTGAGCCTGGTTccataataaattttatttgtaaaataaaacaaaacaacagcctCAAGGATCTATACTACCTCCAGATCAGAGACAATACAGGATGAGGAACTTTGAAGGTAGACCCAGAAAGCGAGTCCTGAAAGCAAGGAGGAGCTTTCAGGATGGGCAGTCATGCCTCCCTGCATTTCCTCATGCGGTTCCCTTCACCTAGAACAAAGGccgttccttctttttctttcttttcttctttttcttttttttttttaaaggcttttatttttttatttatgatagttgcagagagagagagagagggggcggagacacaggcagagggagaagcaggctccatgcaccgggagcccgacgtgggattcgatcccgggtctccaggatcgcgccctgggccaaaggcaggcgccaaaccgctgcaccacccagggatcccctttctttctctttctttctttctttctttctttctttctttcttcttccttccttccttccttccttccttccttccttccttccttccttccttcctttctttctttctttctttctttctttcttttttctttccttattcatgagtggcacagaaagagagagagaggtaaagacacagacagagggagaagcaggccccatgcagggagcccgatgtaggatccaaaccaggaccccaggatcacaccttaaggtgaaggcagacacccaactgctgagccacccaggtgtcctggtccTGGTTGTTCCCATTTCTACATCTGTGGGGATCCTGATAGGGCACCACCTCACGGAAGCTCTCCCGGGTTCCACCATCACAGCTTACTGCTCCCAGTCTCCAGCCCCCGAACACCCCACGGGGCCTGTGACTATAAGGACAGTGAACACAGTCACTCCGATTTTGAGGAGAGGGCTGTGGGTATTGTGGAGGGGCTGCCGAAGTCTCTCAGCCCCCTTTTGAGGAAGCCCAAGGGGGGCCGGGCAGAGGGGAAGCGGCCATGCTGGTGCCTGCCTGTCTCCGGGTTTTGCATGTTCAGTCCCACTCCCCTGCCAGACCCACTTTTTCCTTCCCAGCTCGCCCACCGATTTCCCTGCTTAGATCACCTGTCAGATCCACATCAATCAACAGGCTTGTGGATAAGGCCAGAGTCAACAGCCACTCACAAGTTCCACTGAGGACAACTGAGCAATGTCTTTCCAAGTCACAGGCCTACCCCTCTCCCCAGTAACTTGTGGTCTACACACAGTTCCTTGCCGGGTGGGCTATCTGTCCACGTAACTCACTGTGGCCACTGGTCTCCACTGCCTGAAGGTTGTTATAGCAAAGGATGCAACCTGTTGAAATGTCCTTGAGTAGAGGGCAGTTACATCAAGGATGCTTCCTCCTTGAAGAGAAACCCTTCATGAAACAGGATGAGGAAGCTCTACCATGTGAGGAGGTCATTCCTGTGTCAGGAAGTGGAAAAGCCGTGTGCCAGAAAAGGAGGGAGTTTGTGACCATTTAGgtgaaaaccaaaccaaagatgAATGAACACATCCATTCTTGGGCAAACTCCTGAGTGGTGTGTAGAAGGCCCTGGGGATCCTAAGGGTACCTATGAAGAAGCCAGGATGGGATGGGACAGGAGAGGGTCAGACATATCACCTGCATCCTCTCTTATTatagtttctctattttttctttttgaatgtgGGGGCAatccaaatattaacatttttttcaagggaAGTATCAGCAAGGCCTAGCAAATCATTCCGCTGAAAGGTTTCCGTGACCTCTGAGAGCCTGGTGAACAGCTGGTAAGAACAGAGGCCCCTGGGGGTGGGCCAAGCCCAAGGGATTAATATGGATGTCTCTAGGGCAGCAAGGAGGCCTGGGAAGCAAGGAGGATAGCTGGGTCTCACAGGTAGAGCCATTTGGGGTGAGAGGATCACTGGTAAGAGGGGGTGCAGGAGCTGTGCAGGCCGCAGGCATAGTGTCAGCACAGCCTCAGCTACTGATCATAGCCAGCAGAATCCAATCCAAAGTTGACACAAAGTGCAATCATCTTTGCCCTGGAGGCCAAAAGGTGCCCTTGGCCCAGTTGGGTACATGGGGCTTACGGGGGGGTATGATAGACAtacaggggtgggggctggcacGGCTGGATTCCCCGGAAGCCAGTAATCTTGACCCGGGACCCTTTGGAGGGGCGCTCAGCAGATGCCAGGACGTCCCTCTGGCCAAGGGGGCAACACTTAAAGCCAAACCTCGGCAGGAAGATAATTACTATTGTCATTTTTCACAGGCAGCACCAGCTCCACCACAAACACTAAGAAGGAAATATCCTGAGTtgtgccccccactcccactgcctCAAGGCACTGCTCAGAGCTCCGGCCTCCCTCACCCCTCCATACTGTGTGACCTCTGCTGCCCCGACTCTCTCTGCACCTCGGGGGCCCACCCAAGGGTTTCCAAGCATTGGGGCAGGTGCAAGCACGTTTGTCAGCACCGCGGTTTTCCGCCGCCCCCTCCCTAGGgtccccccctccgccccccggcCCCAGGGCCTTCCCTCCCGCAGCCTCAGGTCCCGCGGCTGCAGAATCTGGCAAGTCCGACCCGGCCTTGCCCCCCAGGGAGCCTCACCCCGGCCCAGGACTAGGGGAAGCAGGAGCCCACAGACCACGGCGCTCAGCCGCGCGCGAAACCCGTCCAACCGCATCGCGGGGCGCACTCCGTTCACCCGGACTGTCCCCAGGCCCCACCGGCCGCAGCTCCGGGAGTGTTCGGAGTTTGGACTGGGCTGGGAgtgggcggggcgggcgggggcccgaGCGGGGCGAGAGGCCGCAGGCGGAACCGAGGCCGGCAGGCGCCAGGCGGCTTCCCCGGGCCCGGCGCCCCTTGGGCTTCCCAGAAGGGGGCGAGGGCCTTCGGCAGCCCCCCACAACGCCCGCAGCCCCCGCCTCAACCGGAGCGACTGTGCTCCCTGCCCTTGGAGTCCCAGGCCCCGTGGGGTGGCCGGGCGCTGGGGAGGGGCGCTGGGCGCTGTGGTGCTGGAACCCGGGAGCGCTCCCGGGAGGAGGTGCCCCACCGGCCCCCACAGATGGAGGAACGGGAACGGCCTTTGTTCCCCGTGAAGGGAGCCGCGTGGGGAGGTGCAGGGCGGGGTGACTGTCCATCCAGAAGGCTCCTCCCGGCTTCTGGGTCCACCTCAAGGTCCCTCGGCCCTGCGCCCCCTAATCTGAGGGTCTCCGTGGGGCTCCTCCCTCGTCACGGCTGCCTTCTGAAGTGCACTCATGGGTTCAGGACAGCGGAGCCCAGTCCCGCGGCTCCCTCCGCACCCCCGCAAAGGTGGAGCTCACGGCACGCATCCGGCTGACACggagggacgggggggggggggacgccaGGAGGCTCCGAAGCGCAGTAAACGGCGCCGGGAGCACCTGCCCGGGGCCCCAGCCCGCCCGCCGGCGGACTTCGCGGAGGAGGCGGTGCCCGGGGACACGCTCTTTACGCCCCCGAGAGCCAGCCGCGGCCTCCGCAGCTCCGCCGCCCCAAGGGCTCGGACGGCCCCGCACGGCTGGGGGGCCTCTCTGTGAACGCGCGCTCTGCGTCTCCCCGGGTTAGCGAGCGGAGGGCACCGCGGCCGCCGCTCCCCGCGGAGCCCGGGCCCAGCGCGGCCGGCGCAGCATGTCCCTGCCGCGACCCcgtcgccccgccccgcccccttcccgTCCCCCGGAAGTGCTCCGGCTACAGCGGAAGTGCACGGCCGCAGCGGCTTCGCCATggtgggcggcggcggcggggtcgGGGCCGGCCTCCTGGAGAACGCCAACCCTCTCATCTACGAACGCTCCGGGGAGCGGCCGGTGACCGCGGGCGAGGAGGACGAGCAGGTTCCAGACAGCATCGACGCGCGCGAGATCTTCGATATCCGCCGCTGCCGCGCGGGCGGGCTCgcgggggcctgggagggggctgAAGCGACGCCGTCCGCTAGGTGGTGGAGTGTAGCAGCCCCGGGCTGTCCCGGCGGAGGGTTCTGAGTGGGCCAGGGCACAGAGTCCCTTTTCCTTCACTTGC
This window of the Canis lupus dingo isolate Sandy chromosome 5, ASM325472v2, whole genome shotgun sequence genome carries:
- the CES2 gene encoding cocaine esterase isoform X1; translation: MRLDGFRARLSAVVCGLLLPLVLGRGQDSASPIRTTHTGQVRGSLVHVEGTDVGVHTFLGIPFAKPPLGPLRFAPPEPPEPWSGVKDGTSHPAMCVQNITTANAMALKLLNMTLPLTSMSEDCLYLSIYTPAHASEGSNLPVSVWIHGGSLMIGMASMYDGSALVAFEDLVVVIIQYRLGVLGFFSTGDKHATGNWGYLDQVAALRWIQQNIAYFGGDPGCVTIFGGSAGGISVSLHVVSPMSQGLFHRAIMESGVALLPGLTVSSSDEVTTRVAKLSGCGQVDSEALVGCLRSKSEEEILAISKHFKFFPAVVDGTFLPRHPQELLAFADFQPVPSIIGVNNNEFGWLLPLTLNISDPKKEMDKEMVKATLQQMSSLVALPPEAGDLLIEEYIEDSADPQTIKAQFHEMMEDTIFVIPALQVANFQRSHAPVYFYEFQHQPSFFKDIKPPHVRADHGDELLFVFGTISWRGYVKVTEEEKLLSRKIMKYWANFARNGNPNGKDLPLWPVFDQEEQYLQLNTQPAVSRALKSHRLQFWMKTLPQKMQELMQAEKKHTEL